One window from the genome of Paraclostridium sordellii encodes:
- the obgE gene encoding GTPase ObgE: MFIDKARIFVKAGNGGNGSVSFRKEKYVPAGGPDGGDGGRGGSIIFKVDSGLRTLMDFKYQTKYSAPAGGDGTKKRQAGKNGEDLVLLVPPGTIIRDEASGLIISDLKEEGDEAVVARGGRGGKGNQHFANAIRQAPAFAKSGTDGDEKWITLELKMIADVGLLGFPNVGKSTFLSVVTKAKPKIANYHFTTLTPNLGVVQTKFGDSFVLADIPGLIEGAAEGIGLGHDFLRHVERTKVLIHIVDISGIEGRDALEDFDKINDELKLYNEKLSTRPQVVVANKIDIMEDESNFENFKNELESRGYKVFKMSAATREGIDDVIAYVSQLLKEVEDIELVSEEEMYRPELVEETEEGLQVEIEDGVYVVTGKALRRIMYSVNFEDMESVQFFQKSMESQGVFDKLREMGIEDGDTVKIYDIEFEFYN, from the coding sequence ATGTTTATAGATAAGGCTAGAATATTTGTAAAAGCTGGTAACGGTGGAAACGGATCAGTATCTTTTAGAAAAGAAAAATACGTTCCAGCTGGAGGACCAGACGGTGGAGACGGAGGCCGTGGAGGAAGTATAATATTTAAAGTTGACTCAGGACTTAGAACATTAATGGACTTTAAATATCAAACTAAATATTCTGCACCAGCTGGTGGAGATGGAACTAAGAAAAGACAAGCTGGTAAAAATGGTGAAGATTTAGTTTTATTAGTACCGCCAGGAACAATAATAAGAGATGAAGCTTCAGGTCTTATTATATCTGACTTAAAAGAAGAAGGTGACGAGGCTGTAGTTGCAAGAGGTGGAAGAGGTGGAAAAGGAAACCAACACTTCGCCAATGCAATAAGACAAGCTCCTGCATTTGCAAAATCAGGAACTGATGGAGACGAAAAATGGATAACGCTAGAGTTAAAAATGATAGCTGATGTTGGTTTATTAGGATTCCCTAATGTTGGTAAATCAACATTCTTATCTGTTGTAACTAAAGCTAAACCAAAGATAGCTAACTATCACTTTACAACTTTAACACCAAATTTAGGTGTTGTTCAAACTAAGTTTGGAGATAGTTTTGTACTTGCAGATATACCAGGACTTATAGAAGGTGCGGCTGAAGGTATTGGTTTAGGACATGACTTTTTAAGACACGTTGAAAGAACTAAAGTATTAATTCATATAGTTGACATATCGGGTATAGAAGGTAGAGATGCTTTAGAAGATTTTGACAAAATAAATGATGAGTTAAAGTTATATAACGAAAAATTATCAACTAGACCACAAGTTGTTGTTGCTAATAAAATAGATATAATGGAAGACGAAAGTAACTTTGAAAACTTTAAAAATGAATTAGAGTCAAGAGGATACAAAGTATTTAAAATGTCTGCTGCAACTAGAGAAGGTATAGATGATGTTATAGCTTATGTTTCTCAATTATTAAAAGAAGTTGAAGATATAGAGTTAGTTTCAGAAGAAGAAATGTATAGACCTGAATTAGTTGAAGAAACAGAAGAAGGATTACAAGTAGAAATAGAAGATGGAGTATATGTTGTTACTGGTAAAGCATTAAGAAGAATAATGTACTCTGTTAACTTTGAAGATATGGAATCAGTTCAGTTCTTCCAAAAATCTATGGAATCTCAAGGTGTATTTGATAAGCTTAGAGAAATGGGCATAGAAGATGGAGATACTGTTAAGATATACGATATAGAATTTGAGTTCTATAATTAA
- the mgsA gene encoding methylglyoxal synthase → MNIALIAHDEMKNTMVGFCIAYESILKHYGLYGTGTTGKRIEEETELKVKRLASGPLGGDQQIGSLIVSQDIDLVIFLRDPMTAQAHEPDIQALIRLCDVYYVPIATNLASAEIFIKAIDRGEFSFREVRKTTTQRI, encoded by the coding sequence ATGAATATAGCATTAATAGCACATGATGAAATGAAAAACACTATGGTTGGATTTTGTATAGCTTATGAATCTATACTTAAACACTATGGATTATATGGAACTGGAACTACAGGAAAAAGAATTGAAGAAGAAACAGAACTTAAAGTCAAAAGGTTAGCATCTGGACCACTTGGAGGGGATCAACAAATAGGATCCTTAATAGTTTCTCAAGACATTGACTTAGTAATCTTTTTAAGAGATCCAATGACTGCCCAAGCTCATGAACCAGATATACAAGCTTTAATTAGACTTTGTGATGTTTATTATGTACCTATTGCTACGAACCTTGCTTCAGCAGAGATTTTTATAAAAGCTATAGATAGAGGCGAGTTTTCTTTTAGGGAAGTTAGAAAAACTACAACTCAACGTATATAA
- a CDS encoding FprA family A-type flavoprotein, whose product MKKAFEIKNDIYWTGVIDKDLKIFDIIMETEFGTTYNAYFIDDEKKVLFDTVKPNFKDEFIEKLSSLTKIEDLDYVVVHHTEPDHAGSLKYILDINPDVEVICTSAAKMYLAEQVNRPFKCHVIKDGETLNIGKRTLKFISAPFLHWADTMFTYIEEDKTLLTCDAFGCHFASVDPDIVDSQDYLKSSKHYFDCIVKPFSKHVLKAVNKVVELGLDFDTILTSHGPILSKDPMAQVKRYVDWSTETVNSTNQDQIAILFLSAYTNTKVMAEKIYEGIVSTGEAAALYDIEEMDLAELHDVMVMSKGILFGSPTINRTMVKPMWDAFSLIDPMANQGKYAGVFGSYGWSGEGITMAELLVKNMGFKMPVETLKKKFFPSDETLQECFDFGVKFAEAIK is encoded by the coding sequence ATGAAAAAAGCTTTTGAAATTAAAAACGACATTTACTGGACTGGTGTTATAGATAAGGATTTAAAGATCTTTGACATCATAATGGAAACTGAGTTTGGGACAACTTACAATGCATACTTTATAGACGATGAGAAGAAAGTATTATTTGATACAGTTAAACCAAACTTCAAAGATGAATTTATAGAAAAATTATCATCTTTAACAAAAATAGAAGATTTAGATTACGTTGTTGTACATCATACTGAACCAGACCACGCTGGAAGTTTAAAGTATATACTTGATATAAACCCAGACGTTGAGGTTATATGTACAAGTGCAGCTAAAATGTATTTAGCTGAACAAGTTAACAGACCATTTAAGTGTCATGTTATAAAAGATGGGGAAACTTTAAACATAGGTAAAAGAACTTTAAAATTCATATCTGCGCCTTTCTTACACTGGGCAGATACAATGTTTACTTATATAGAAGAAGATAAAACTTTATTAACTTGTGATGCTTTCGGATGCCACTTTGCAAGTGTTGATCCTGATATAGTAGATAGTCAAGACTATTTAAAATCATCTAAACATTACTTTGACTGTATAGTTAAGCCTTTCTCTAAGCACGTGCTAAAAGCTGTAAACAAAGTTGTAGAGTTAGGATTAGATTTTGATACTATATTAACTTCTCATGGTCCTATATTATCTAAAGACCCTATGGCTCAAGTTAAAAGATATGTAGATTGGTCTACTGAGACAGTTAATTCTACTAACCAAGACCAAATAGCTATATTATTCTTATCAGCTTATACTAATACTAAAGTTATGGCAGAAAAAATATATGAAGGTATAGTATCTACAGGTGAAGCAGCAGCTTTATATGATATAGAAGAAATGGATTTAGCAGAACTTCATGATGTTATGGTAATGTCAAAAGGTATACTATTTGGTTCACCAACAATAAATAGAACAATGGTTAAACCTATGTGGGATGCATTTTCTTTAATAGATCCTATGGCTAACCAAGGTAAATATGCCGGAGTATTTGGTTCTTACGGATGGAGTGGTGAAGGTATAACAATGGCTGAATTACTTGTTAAAAACATGGGATTCAAAATGCCTGTTGAAACACTTAAAAAGAAATTCTTCCCAAGTGATGAAACATTACAAGAATGCTTCGATTTCGGTGTTAAATTTGCTGAAGCTATAAAATAA
- a CDS encoding YhbY family RNA-binding protein has protein sequence MLKGKQRAYLRSIANTLKPITQIGKEGVTESFLDQLEDMLKAREIVKVSILENAGLDAKETANAICEALRAEFVQAIGFKFTIYKKNEENPKIIFPGHEQAKAKKAVATNVTKKGKPTKRSAR, from the coding sequence ATGTTAAAAGGAAAGCAAAGAGCATACTTAAGATCTATTGCTAACACTTTAAAACCTATAACTCAAATAGGTAAAGAAGGTGTTACTGAGAGTTTCTTAGATCAATTAGAAGATATGTTAAAAGCTAGAGAAATAGTAAAGGTTTCAATATTAGAAAATGCGGGACTAGATGCAAAAGAAACTGCAAATGCGATATGTGAAGCTTTAAGAGCTGAATTTGTTCAAGCTATAGGGTTTAAATTCACTATATATAAGAAAAATGAGGAAAATCCTAAGATAATATTCCCAGGACATGAGCAAGCAAAAGCTAAAAAAGCTGTTGCAACTAATGTTACTAAAAAAGGAAAACCAACAAAAAGATCAGCTAGATAG
- the rplU gene encoding 50S ribosomal protein L21: MYAIVKTGGKQYKVAEGDVIFVEKLNANEGDVVTLNEVLACSKDGNLVVGAPTVEGASVSAKVVEQGKAKKVIVFKYKAKKDYRRKNGHRQAYTKLVVEKINA, encoded by the coding sequence ATGTACGCTATAGTTAAAACTGGAGGAAAGCAATATAAAGTTGCTGAAGGAGATGTAATCTTCGTAGAAAAGTTAAACGCAAACGAAGGTGATGTAGTTACTTTAAACGAAGTATTAGCTTGTTCTAAAGATGGAAACTTAGTAGTAGGAGCTCCTACTGTTGAAGGTGCATCTGTATCTGCTAAAGTTGTAGAGCAAGGAAAAGCTAAGAAAGTTATAGTTTTCAAGTATAAAGCTAAGAAAGACTACAGAAGAAAGAACGGACATCGTCAAGCTTACACTAAGTTAGTAGTTGAAAAAATAAACGCTTAA
- the rpmA gene encoding 50S ribosomal protein L27: protein MLKMNLQLLASKKGVGSSKNGRDSISKRLGVKRFDGQVVTAGSIIVRQRGTKIHPGTNVGKGGDDTLFALVDGAVKFERKDKKRKKVSVYPVAE from the coding sequence ATGTTAAAAATGAACTTACAATTACTTGCATCTAAGAAAGGGGTAGGATCTTCTAAGAACGGTAGAGATTCTATATCTAAGAGATTAGGTGTTAAGAGATTCGATGGACAAGTTGTAACTGCTGGAAGTATAATAGTTAGACAAAGAGGAACTAAAATACATCCAGGAACTAACGTAGGTAAAGGTGGAGATGACACTTTATTCGCATTAGTTGACGGTGCTGTTAAATTCGAAAGAAAAGACAAGAAAAGAAAGAAAGTAAGTGTATACCCAGTTGCTGAGTAA
- a CDS encoding ribosomal-processing cysteine protease Prp, with the protein MIKVKYYQNDDFKLKGFCLKGHADYAELGSDIVCAAVTSNALSVINSLSILQKIEFDKVIGQEGHIECLVKDKYLDDAQLLLQHFQLAINEIKREYPKNIKILKK; encoded by the coding sequence ATGATAAAAGTTAAATATTATCAAAATGACGATTTCAAACTTAAAGGTTTTTGTCTTAAAGGACATGCTGATTATGCAGAGTTAGGCTCTGACATTGTATGTGCAGCTGTTACATCCAATGCTTTATCGGTTATAAATTCTTTGAGTATATTGCAAAAAATTGAATTTGATAAAGTAATAGGCCAAGAAGGTCATATTGAGTGTCTTGTTAAGGATAAATACTTAGATGATGCACAATTGTTATTACAACATTTTCAATTAGCTATTAATGAAATTAAAAGGGAATACCCAAAAAATATAAAAATTCTAAAAAAGTAG
- the rodA gene encoding rod shape-determining protein RodA — MFDLKSKFKLIKELDWKLIAVVICIFAFGLVILSSATHATTTGNYNQITKQGIAFLAGMGFVILILLFDYNFLGKYYKGLYIVSIILLLLVWIPGLGKEMGGARSWLNLGPLDFQTSELVKLTFILSYAKIVEEKKGKLKTIKDLIPLGLYAGPIILLLLIQPDLGTTIVFCCIIGGMLLTAGLNDKIIKRGLIIIVVAMPIMYMVMAPHQRIRIDAYLNPEDLKYPGNYQVMQSMIAIGSGGVTGKGLYEGTQNQNNFLPVQDSDFIFAVIGEELGMLGMLVVIVLYAIFLIRMIKIAKEAKDFYGTLIAIGVTCMFAYQIIQNIGMTVAVIPVTGVTLPFISYGGSSLMTSLANLALVLNVGMRRKKINF, encoded by the coding sequence GTGTTTGATTTAAAGTCAAAATTTAAACTTATAAAAGAACTTGACTGGAAGCTTATTGCAGTAGTTATATGTATATTTGCTTTTGGTCTTGTAATATTAAGTAGTGCAACACATGCGACAACAACTGGGAATTATAATCAAATAACAAAACAAGGTATAGCTTTCTTAGCCGGAATGGGATTTGTTATTTTAATACTATTATTTGATTATAATTTTTTAGGGAAATACTACAAAGGTTTATATATTGTTAGTATAATATTATTACTATTAGTTTGGATACCAGGTCTTGGAAAAGAGATGGGGGGAGCTAGATCTTGGCTTAACCTAGGGCCTCTTGATTTTCAAACTTCTGAATTAGTTAAACTAACATTTATATTAAGTTATGCAAAGATAGTTGAGGAAAAAAAGGGTAAATTAAAAACAATAAAAGATTTAATACCTCTAGGCCTTTATGCAGGGCCAATAATACTATTATTACTTATACAACCTGACTTAGGAACAACTATAGTTTTCTGTTGTATAATAGGAGGAATGTTACTTACAGCGGGACTTAATGACAAAATTATTAAAAGAGGGCTTATAATAATAGTTGTAGCTATGCCAATTATGTATATGGTGATGGCTCCACATCAAAGAATTAGAATAGATGCTTATTTAAACCCAGAAGATCTTAAATATCCTGGTAACTACCAAGTAATGCAATCAATGATTGCAATAGGCTCAGGTGGAGTTACAGGTAAAGGATTATACGAAGGAACTCAAAATCAAAATAACTTCTTACCAGTTCAAGATAGTGACTTTATATTTGCTGTTATAGGTGAAGAATTAGGAATGTTAGGAATGTTAGTTGTAATCGTACTATATGCAATATTTTTAATTAGAATGATTAAGATAGCTAAAGAAGCTAAAGATTTTTATGGAACACTCATAGCTATAGGGGTTACCTGCATGTTTGCTTATCAGATTATACAAAATATAGGAATGACTGTTGCGGTTATTCCGGTTACAGGAGTAACTTTACCATTTATTAGTTATGGAGGAAGTTCCTTAATGACATCACTTGCAAACTTAGCATTAGTTTTAAATGTAGGTATGAGAAGAAAGAAAATAAATTTCTAA
- a CDS encoding TIGR03960 family B12-binding radical SAM protein yields MNKKVDLKRILKKVEKPARYLGSEINSIHKDTSNENLIRYAHCFPDLYEVGMSHLGSHILYDVINRDEEVFCERVYAPNVDMEEKMRENNIPLFALESREPITNFDFLAFTLQYELSYTNILNMLDLAKVEILAKDRKLDAPFILVGGPCAYNPEPIADFVDIVVLGEGEEVNLEIVNRYKEWKKNKTTRDEFLLDIASIEGVYIPKFYDVIYNEDGTINEVKPNKEGVPANPHKRIIKNMDLVEYPEKLIVPFIDTVHDRIVLELFRGCTRGCRFCQAGMIYRPIREKSLGRLKEILEKLVKNTGYDEISLSSLSTSDYSQLSELTDYLVEEYTSQNIGISLPSLRLDNFSMEIAEKIQQVRKSGLTFAPEAGTQRMRDVINKGVTEEDLENATRKAFEMGWNSVKLYFMIGLPTETYDDLDGIANLAYKVIDIYRDVNGGKLRRAFGVTVSTSTFVPKPFTPFQWHGQDTTEKVREKQRHLVKKLRNGNIKYNYHDSKTSLMEAVIARGDRKLGKVIYDAYKAGAKFDGWAEHFKLEIWEEAMKNNNLDIAFYANREREYEEVFPWDHLDVGVNKKFLIRENEKSKQDAITVDCRHKCNGCGINTHTIGKGMC; encoded by the coding sequence ATGAATAAAAAAGTAGACTTAAAAAGGATTCTTAAAAAGGTTGAAAAACCTGCTAGATATTTAGGTAGTGAAATTAACTCAATACATAAAGATACATCAAATGAGAACCTAATTAGATACGCTCACTGTTTTCCTGACCTTTATGAGGTAGGAATGAGTCACTTAGGTAGTCATATATTATATGATGTTATAAATAGAGATGAAGAAGTATTTTGTGAAAGAGTATATGCACCAAATGTAGATATGGAAGAAAAAATGCGCGAAAATAATATTCCATTATTTGCACTAGAGTCAAGAGAACCTATAACTAATTTTGACTTTCTAGCTTTTACTCTTCAATATGAACTTTCATATACTAATATACTAAATATGTTAGATTTAGCAAAGGTTGAAATTTTAGCAAAAGATAGAAAACTAGATGCTCCATTTATATTAGTTGGAGGACCTTGTGCTTATAACCCAGAGCCAATAGCAGACTTTGTTGATATAGTTGTTTTAGGTGAAGGGGAAGAAGTTAACTTAGAAATAGTTAACAGATACAAAGAATGGAAGAAAAATAAAACTACAAGAGATGAGTTTTTACTAGATATAGCTAGTATAGAAGGAGTATATATTCCTAAATTCTATGATGTAATTTACAATGAAGATGGTACTATAAATGAAGTAAAACCTAATAAAGAAGGAGTACCGGCTAACCCACATAAGAGAATAATAAAAAATATGGACTTAGTTGAATACCCAGAAAAATTAATCGTTCCATTTATAGATACAGTTCACGATAGAATAGTACTAGAATTATTTAGAGGATGTACAAGAGGATGTAGATTCTGCCAAGCTGGTATGATATATAGACCAATAAGAGAAAAAAGTTTAGGTAGATTAAAAGAGATACTTGAAAAACTAGTTAAAAATACTGGATATGATGAGATATCTTTATCTTCTCTAAGTACGAGTGATTACAGCCAGTTATCAGAACTTACTGATTATCTAGTTGAAGAGTATACATCTCAAAATATTGGTATATCTCTACCATCACTTAGACTTGACAATTTCTCTATGGAAATTGCTGAGAAGATACAACAGGTAAGAAAATCAGGACTTACATTTGCACCTGAAGCAGGAACTCAAAGAATGAGAGATGTTATAAACAAAGGTGTAACTGAAGAAGACTTAGAAAATGCTACAAGAAAAGCATTTGAAATGGGATGGAACAGTGTTAAGTTATACTTTATGATAGGGCTTCCTACAGAGACTTATGATGATTTAGATGGTATAGCTAATCTTGCTTACAAGGTAATAGATATTTATAGAGATGTTAATGGTGGAAAATTAAGAAGAGCTTTTGGAGTAACTGTAAGTACTTCTACATTTGTGCCTAAACCATTTACACCATTCCAATGGCATGGACAAGATACAACAGAGAAAGTAAGAGAAAAACAAAGACATTTAGTTAAGAAATTAAGAAATGGAAATATAAAATATAACTATCATGATTCAAAAACTAGTTTAATGGAAGCTGTTATAGCTAGAGGAGATAGAAAATTAGGTAAGGTTATATATGATGCATATAAAGCTGGAGCTAAGTTTGATGGATGGGCTGAGCACTTTAAACTAGAGATATGGGAAGAAGCAATGAAAAATAATAATCTTGATATAGCATTTTATGCAAATAGAGAAAGAGAATATGAAGAAGTATTCCCATGGGATCATTTAGATGTAGGGGTTAATAAAAAATTCTTAATAAGAGAAAATGAAAAATCAAAACAAGATGCTATAACAGTTGACTGTAGACATAAATGTAATGGTTGTGGAATAAATACACATACTATAGGAAAGGGGATGTGTTAA
- a CDS encoding CoA-disulfide reductase: protein MRVVIIGAVAAGMSAAAKLKRSKPEYDVIVYEKTDVVSFGACGLPYFVGGFFDDPNNMIARAPEKFRESGIDLNIFNEVISVDTENKKLKVKNVNTGETFIDSYDKLMIATGASSIIPPIKNVKLENVSTLKSLDDGVKVKELMNKDEIKKIAIIGAGFIGLEAVEAAKKLGKEVVVFQLEDRILPQVFDKEITDILESEIRKHEVDLRLEEIVSELVGETKVEKVVTNKGEYEADLVIIATGVRPNTAFLKDTGMDMLPNGAIIIDEFGRTSIEDIYAAGDCATIQNIVTGQDSYVPLATGANKLGRIVGENLAGANNSFQGSLGSSCIKIMDMEAAATGLTETQASKLGVEVKAKFISDFNQTNYYPGRDKMYVKLVYDASTKVILGGQVAGFKDAVQRCNVIAACIFGKLTTNQLGMLDLCYAPPFARTWDILNVAGNVSK, encoded by the coding sequence ATGAGAGTTGTTATAATTGGAGCAGTAGCTGCGGGGATGAGTGCTGCTGCAAAGTTAAAAAGAAGTAAACCTGAATACGATGTTATAGTTTATGAAAAAACTGATGTAGTATCATTTGGAGCTTGTGGCCTTCCATACTTTGTTGGAGGATTCTTTGATGATCCTAACAATATGATAGCTAGAGCTCCTGAGAAATTTAGAGAGAGTGGAATAGATTTAAATATATTTAATGAAGTAATTTCAGTAGATACAGAAAATAAAAAATTAAAAGTTAAAAATGTAAATACTGGAGAAACATTTATAGATTCTTATGATAAATTAATGATAGCAACGGGAGCTAGCAGTATAATACCTCCAATTAAAAATGTTAAGCTTGAAAATGTATCAACATTAAAAAGTTTAGATGACGGAGTTAAAGTAAAAGAGTTAATGAATAAAGATGAAATAAAGAAAATTGCTATAATAGGAGCTGGATTTATAGGTCTTGAAGCTGTTGAGGCTGCTAAGAAGTTAGGAAAAGAAGTGGTAGTTTTCCAATTAGAAGATAGAATATTACCTCAAGTATTTGATAAAGAAATAACTGATATATTAGAATCAGAAATAAGAAAGCATGAAGTAGATTTACGTCTAGAAGAAATAGTTAGTGAATTAGTTGGAGAAACTAAAGTTGAGAAAGTAGTAACAAACAAAGGTGAGTATGAAGCTGATTTAGTTATAATAGCTACAGGAGTAAGACCTAATACTGCTTTCTTAAAAGATACAGGAATGGATATGTTGCCAAATGGAGCTATAATTATAGATGAATTTGGAAGAACTTCAATAGAAGATATATATGCAGCAGGAGATTGTGCAACTATACAAAATATAGTAACAGGACAAGATTCATATGTTCCTCTTGCAACTGGAGCTAATAAATTAGGTAGAATAGTTGGGGAAAACTTAGCTGGAGCTAACAACTCTTTCCAAGGTTCTTTAGGGTCAAGTTGTATAAAGATTATGGATATGGAAGCTGCGGCGACTGGACTTACAGAAACTCAAGCATCCAAGTTAGGGGTAGAAGTTAAAGCTAAATTTATATCAGACTTTAACCAAACTAACTATTATCCAGGTAGAGATAAGATGTATGTTAAACTTGTTTATGATGCAAGTACTAAAGTTATATTAGGTGGCCAAGTAGCAGGATTTAAAGATGCTGTTCAAAGATGCAATGTAATAGCTGCTTGTATATTTGGAAAATTAACTACTAATCAATTAGGTATGTTAGACTTATGCTATGCACCACCATTTGCTAGAACTTGGGATATATTAAATGTAGCTGGAAATGTAAGTAAATAA
- a CDS encoding Rne/Rng family ribonuclease — MKNIVIESLVTSQKVAVLEDGILSELFIEDSYNIKTVSNVYRGVVRKALKGIEAYFIDIGTEKLAYLSMKNNESIKCGQDVLVQINKESIGTKGAKLNTEISFAGRYLVYIPSNDRLTISNKIKSEKERFRIKKIVQNIDKDFTGIIRTEAIGCSKEELEKDIEDLKFEHNRVLKEFKLGIGPKLLYKDLDFASKYVKDNVNDSVEKIIVNNEEKYEELKSVLNYVNKDYKNKLVLENNKDVFDLYSVQSQIDKCLGRKVWLKSGGYLIIDKTEALSVIDVNTGKFTGNSNLEETVYKTNIEAAKEISRLLRIRDMAGIIIVDFIDMQKSEYKKNLIDILSKETLKDKRKTNVMGITKLGLVEIARRREKDSIDSYYLKNCDICKSGERIKSINRLIDEIEKEVMRVKEHTSYDQVEIELNERVFEEINKNHKRKIDDISQKYNISISLSKKRDIDYEKMNIIFNS, encoded by the coding sequence TTGAAAAATATTGTTATAGAGTCATTGGTTACTTCTCAGAAAGTAGCTGTTTTAGAAGATGGTATACTTAGTGAGCTTTTCATAGAGGATAGTTATAATATAAAAACTGTATCTAATGTTTATAGAGGTGTTGTACGAAAAGCTTTAAAGGGGATAGAGGCTTATTTTATTGATATAGGAACTGAAAAACTAGCTTATTTAAGTATGAAAAATAATGAGAGTATTAAATGCGGTCAAGATGTTTTAGTTCAAATAAATAAAGAATCTATTGGAACTAAAGGAGCTAAGCTTAATACTGAAATTAGTTTTGCAGGTAGATATTTAGTTTATATTCCATCTAATGATAGATTGACAATTTCTAATAAAATAAAATCTGAGAAAGAAAGATTTAGAATTAAAAAGATAGTCCAAAATATAGATAAAGACTTTACTGGAATTATAAGAACAGAAGCTATTGGATGTTCAAAAGAAGAGCTAGAAAAAGATATAGAGGATTTGAAGTTTGAACATAACCGTGTTTTAAAAGAATTTAAATTAGGTATAGGGCCTAAACTTTTGTACAAAGATTTAGATTTTGCATCTAAGTATGTAAAGGATAATGTAAATGATAGTGTTGAAAAGATTATTGTTAACAATGAAGAAAAATATGAAGAATTAAAAAGTGTTTTAAATTATGTAAATAAAGATTATAAAAATAAGTTAGTTTTAGAAAATAATAAAGATGTATTTGATTTATATTCCGTTCAAAGTCAAATAGATAAATGTTTAGGTAGAAAAGTTTGGTTAAAAAGTGGAGGATATCTAATAATAGACAAAACTGAAGCACTTTCGGTTATTGATGTTAATACAGGAAAGTTTACAGGAAACTCTAACTTAGAAGAAACAGTATATAAAACTAATATAGAAGCTGCCAAAGAAATATCTAGGCTTTTAAGAATTAGAGATATGGCAGGTATAATAATTGTAGATTTTATAGATATGCAAAAAAGTGAATATAAGAAAAATCTCATAGATATTTTGAGCAAAGAAACTCTAAAAGATAAAAGAAAAACAAATGTCATGGGTATAACTAAATTAGGGTTAGTAGAAATCGCAAGAAGAAGAGAAAAAGATTCCATAGATAGTTATTACCTTAAAAACTGTGATATTTGCAAAAGCGGTGAACGTATAAAATCTATAAATAGATTAATAGATGAAATTGAAAAAGAAGTTATGAGAGTTAAGGAGCATACTTCTTATGATCAAGTAGAAATAGAGTTAAATGAGAGAGTTTTTGAAGAAATAAATAAAAATCATAAACGAAAAATAGATGATATAAGTCAAAAATATAATATAAGTATATCTTTAAGTAAAAAAAGGGATATAGACTATGAAAAAATGAATATTATTTTTAATAGTTAG
- a CDS encoding TIGR03936 family radical SAM-associated protein: MSKIIRCKFKKENDMIYISHLDLQRLLQRAFRRSEIQLSYSQGFNPHPKMSYGHALALGTESQGEYLDVEIEDDLASDEFLKKINSTMPKGIEFIKAMEITKDVPSLASTIEYGEYMFTLEVEKELSKEFVKTKVADLMNEEEIIITKKNKKGKTVEVNIRPMIKNFDVIDVEDRVITLEATISTGSKANLNTNIFIPKMLETFGLDMDPLDVDILRRELYIVEDGELVTPM; encoded by the coding sequence ATGAGTAAAATAATAAGATGTAAGTTCAAAAAAGAAAATGATATGATATACATATCGCATCTTGACTTACAAAGATTATTACAAAGAGCTTTTAGAAGATCAGAGATACAATTATCATATTCTCAAGGATTTAATCCTCATCCTAAGATGAGTTACGGACATGCATTAGCTTTAGGAACTGAAAGTCAAGGAGAGTATCTAGATGTTGAGATAGAAGATGATTTAGCTTCTGATGAATTTTTAAAGAAAATAAATTCAACTATGCCAAAAGGTATAGAATTTATAAAAGCTATGGAAATAACTAAAGATGTTCCTTCTTTAGCATCTACTATAGAATATGGTGAATATATGTTCACTTTAGAGGTAGAAAAAGAATTATCTAAAGAGTTTGTTAAAACTAAGGTTGCAGATTTAATGAATGAAGAGGAAATAATAATAACTAAGAAAAATAAAAAAGGTAAGACTGTAGAAGTTAATATAAGACCTATGATAAAGAACTTTGATGTTATAGATGTAGAAGATAGGGTTATAACATTAGAAGCAACTATTTCTACAGGATCAAAGGCTAACTTAAATACAAATATATTTATACCTAAGATGTTAGAAACTTTTGGATTAGATATGGATCCACTAGATGTTGACATTTTAAGAAGAGAATTATATATAGTTGAAGATGGAGAGTTAGTAACTCCAATGTAG